CGACTGGACCTTTCAGCAGCACTCAGCGAAAAAATGGCTGCCTATCGTTCCTCCGGCCGCGGTACCCGGCACAGGCCCCATCGCATCGCCGTGGACAACCAAAGTTCAAGTTTTTTCACCATAGTTGAAGTCTTCACCTACGACTTCCCGGGCCTTCTTTACATCATTACCGATGCGCTCTTCAGGTGCAGGCTCGACATCTGGGTGGCCAAAATCGCCACCAAGGTCGACCAGGTGGTGGATGTTTTTTATGTCCGGGATTTCGACGGACAAAAGATCGATTCTCCTGAGCAGGTGGCGGCCGTTAAAGCAGCCATCATGGAGGTTTTGCCTTAAGCCAGTTCTTGGAAAGCGGCAAAGCCGCGTTATATAAAATCGTGCAATGATTTTATGAAAGGAGTGAAATTATGAAAAAAATCGAAGCCATCATCAAGCCCTTTAAACTGGATGACGTCAAAGAGGCCCTCAATGAAATCGGTATCCAGGGCATGACGATTTCCGAAGTAAAAGGGTATGGACGGCAGAAAGGGCATAAAGAGATCTATCGCGGCGCCGAATATGTCGTGGACTTCATCCCCAAGGTCAAGATCGAAATCATTGTGGAAGCCGCCCGCGCGGATGAAGTGGTGAAAAAGATCCAGGATGCCGCCAACACCGGCAAAATCGGCGATGGAAAGATTTTTGTATTTCCCGTCGAACAGGCCATCCGGGTGCGTACCGGAGAAACCGGCAAGGATGCGATTTAAATTGGAAAGCTGATGTTTAAGCAGCGAATAAAAACTTTTTAAACCAAAATAATTATTAACAAGGAGGACTTTTTATTATGACACCTAAAGACGTATTGGCAATGGCCAAAGAAAAGGGAGCCAGGGTGGTAGATTTGCGCTTCATGGATTTTCCGGGCATATGGCAGCATTTTACGGTTCCCTTGTGCGAACTGACGGAATCGAGTTTCGAAGACGGCTTCGGCTTTGACGGCTCCAGCATTCGTGGTTGGCAGGCAATTCACCAGAGCGATATGTTGGTGGTACCGGATGCTGCCACCGCAAAAATGGATCCTTTCTTTGAGGTTCCGACCCTGGTTTTGATCGGCAACATCCTCGATCCGATAACCCGCGAACCGTATTCTCGCGACCCGCGCCATATTGCCCAGCAGGCCGAAGCATATCTGAAAAGCAGCGGTATCGGCGATGTGGCCTACTTCGGACCGGAAGCCGAATTCTTCATTTTTGACGACATCCGGTTTGAATCCGCCAACAACCATGCATTTTATGCCATCGATTCCATTGAAGGCATCTGGAACAGCGGCCGGGAAGAATGTCCCAACTTAGGCTACAAGCCGCGACACAAGGAAGGTTACTTTCCGGTACCGCCCATGGACAAGTTTCAGGATGTCCGTACGGAAATGCTCCTGACCCTGGAGGATCTGGGAATAGCGGTCGAGTGTCAGCATCATGAGGTCGCCACCGCCGGCCAGGCCGAAATCGACATGCTGTTTAAACCCTTGCTGCAGATGGGCGACCAGCTTGTGTGGTACAAGTATGTGCTCAAAAACGTGGCAAACAAATACGGCCACATCGTCACCTTCATGCCCAAGCCGCTCTTTAACGATAACGGCACCGGCATGCACATCCATATCAGTATCTGGAAAGGCGGCAAGCCGCTGTTTGCCGGTGACAAGTATGCCGGGGTTTCCCAGGAAGCGCTGTACGCTATCGGCGGCATTCTGAAACACTGTCCGGCGCTGTGTGCCTTTACCAATCCGACCACCAACTCTTACAAGCGACTGGTGCCGGGTTTTGAAGCGCCGGTCAACTTGGCGTATTCCAGCCGCAACCGCAGCGCGGCCATCCGCATCCCCATGTACTCACCGTCGCCCAAGGCCAAACGGATTGAATTCAGGACCCCTGATCCCTCCTACAACGGCTACATGGCTTTTTCGGCCATACTGATGGCCATGCTCGACGGCATCGAAAACAAAATCGATCCCGGCGATCCTTTGGATAAAGACATCTACGACCTGCCGCCCGAAGAACTGGCTGAAATACCTTCCGCGCCGGGCTCTCTGGAAGAAGCTCTCGAGAACTTGAAGAAAGATCACGAGTTCTTGCTGAAAGGCGACGTTTTTACCCCGGACGTTATCGAAATGTGGATCAACTACAAGATCAAAAAAGAGATCAACGAAGTTAGGCTGCGCCCGCATCCGCACGAGTTTTTCCTTTACTTCGACATCTAGCAGCTCCCTCTAACCCAAACAGCCCGCTGGTATCCAGCGGGCTGTTGTTTGGTAGCGATGATTATCCCCGGAGCGGTTTAACGGAAAAACTCCCCGACCCCTCAACCGATTAAGAATTTTTATCCGGAAACCTTTTCACTTTTGCTTCGTCCTTCAATACCTCTATATAAATATTGACCTGTTCCTGAACGCTCTCCTGCTTTAGATACTCTTGAAGCTCATCTTTGACCTGCTCATATTCGATTTTTGTTTCGGGCTTTTTGTCGATGACTTTAATGAGGTGATAGCCAAACCGGGTTTCGATGATATTGCTCACCTTGCCTGGAGCTAAACCAAGGGCGGCTTCCTCAAACGGTTTCACCATTTGTCCCCTT
The genomic region above belongs to Candidatus Desulfatibia profunda and contains:
- a CDS encoding ACT domain-containing protein, which translates into the protein HIQLHNDLGTGDFVWKVIPTPGSNTRTVTVCAKDRPGLFSKIAGTFTLNNLNILDAQIFTWRNNIALDIFEVTPPPDQLFESERWDRAQKHLHDALSGRLDLSAALSEKMAAYRSSGRGTRHRPHRIAVDNQSSSFFTIVEVFTYDFPGLLYIITDALFRCRLDIWVAKIATKVDQVVDVFYVRDFDGQKIDSPEQVAAVKAAIMEVLP
- a CDS encoding P-II family nitrogen regulator, producing MKKIEAIIKPFKLDDVKEALNEIGIQGMTISEVKGYGRQKGHKEIYRGAEYVVDFIPKVKIEIIVEAARADEVVKKIQDAANTGKIGDGKIFVFPVEQAIRVRTGETGKDAI
- the glnA gene encoding type I glutamate--ammonia ligase, with product MTPKDVLAMAKEKGARVVDLRFMDFPGIWQHFTVPLCELTESSFEDGFGFDGSSIRGWQAIHQSDMLVVPDAATAKMDPFFEVPTLVLIGNILDPITREPYSRDPRHIAQQAEAYLKSSGIGDVAYFGPEAEFFIFDDIRFESANNHAFYAIDSIEGIWNSGREECPNLGYKPRHKEGYFPVPPMDKFQDVRTEMLLTLEDLGIAVECQHHEVATAGQAEIDMLFKPLLQMGDQLVWYKYVLKNVANKYGHIVTFMPKPLFNDNGTGMHIHISIWKGGKPLFAGDKYAGVSQEALYAIGGILKHCPALCAFTNPTTNSYKRLVPGFEAPVNLAYSSRNRSAAIRIPMYSPSPKAKRIEFRTPDPSYNGYMAFSAILMAMLDGIENKIDPGDPLDKDIYDLPPEELAEIPSAPGSLEEALENLKKDHEFLLKGDVFTPDVIEMWINYKIKKEINEVRLRPHPHEFFLYFDI